The Psychrobacter sp. LV10R520-6 genome includes a region encoding these proteins:
- a CDS encoding 3'-5' exonuclease: MSWLKQLTTSWQKSQLQRPELASMFAPPVAERWVAIDCEMTGLNPRKHHLLSVAAIHINDNTIDSGNGLHLVCRPPVMPNRDTIVIHGLRTADVEHGISYDEMLALLLPFIGNRPIVGFCPQIDTGFLNPLVKRYMGTALPNEVIDVRQLYSRRMGGHTQGIPNQSQHLTNILAHYDIPELGTHDAYNDAVMTAMAFLHVR; this comes from the coding sequence ATGAGCTGGCTTAAGCAGTTAACGACCTCTTGGCAAAAATCGCAGCTACAGCGCCCAGAGCTGGCATCCATGTTTGCGCCGCCAGTAGCTGAGCGCTGGGTCGCCATCGACTGTGAGATGACCGGTCTTAATCCGAGAAAGCATCATCTATTATCAGTAGCAGCAATTCATATCAATGACAATACCATCGATAGCGGCAACGGTCTGCATCTGGTCTGCCGCCCGCCAGTGATGCCCAATCGCGATACCATTGTCATTCATGGCTTACGGACAGCCGACGTTGAGCATGGCATCAGCTACGACGAGATGCTGGCGTTGCTACTGCCCTTCATTGGTAATCGACCGATAGTAGGGTTTTGTCCGCAGATAGATACTGGGTTTTTGAACCCCTTAGTCAAGCGCTATATGGGCACTGCCCTACCTAATGAAGTAATTGATGTCCGCCAATTATACAGTCGGCGCATGGGCGGTCATACCCAAGGTATTCCCAATCAATCACAGCATTTGACCAATATTCTGGCTCATTACGATATTCCCGAATTGGGTACTCACGATGCCTATAATGATGCGGTGATGACCGCAATGGCTTTTTTGCATGTGCGCTGA
- a CDS encoding ABZJ_00895 family protein, which translates to MSRTMPNLSKKRQVQPNRSGQSQKTHLVQYVGFFAVGYILASAIFMMIQTQIPLSSQLVTALSILIGAYIAVNKFIKHQHRALTNSEMNRLTIGSIGAVWLLTTIYLLGLWLFLFDAVSREVLIEMTVQQPLPLLSALVMILLLTLVSARLGIWIFNRLLAPK; encoded by the coding sequence ATGTCACGCACAATGCCCAATCTTAGCAAGAAGCGTCAGGTTCAACCAAACCGTTCTGGGCAATCCCAAAAGACCCACTTGGTACAATACGTGGGCTTTTTTGCGGTTGGTTATATTCTTGCTAGCGCCATATTTATGATGATTCAAACCCAAATACCGCTCAGCTCGCAGCTGGTGACGGCCTTATCCATTCTAATTGGCGCATATATTGCGGTAAATAAATTCATCAAGCATCAACACCGCGCGCTCACAAACAGCGAGATGAATCGCCTTACCATAGGTAGTATTGGAGCGGTTTGGTTACTGACCACCATTTATTTGCTTGGTTTATGGCTATTTCTTTTCGATGCTGTCAGCCGTGAAGTCTTAATTGAAATGACAGTTCAGCAGCCCTTACCGCTGCTAAGTGCGCTAGTGATGATATTGCTACTGACCTTGGTCAGTGCTCGCCTAGGTATTTGGATATTTAATCGACTGCTTGCCCCTAAATAA
- a CDS encoding D-alanyl-D-alanine carboxypeptidase/D-alanyl-D-alanine-endopeptidase, translating into MRATSQLFHTFSVSATSNAPSTYLIAMSPPHIKSRTKLNTLLGLALLAPLSAQAALPEAIQTALTRAELTPTDISILITPVGEKNASRLPLPIQVIDSSLNHNTPNNSSPVPAANTTLTIKESTVITVSKQDIQQKESQLHAYTDDAYTYQSVKSTPSILPMSSGITTPSTDIKSASPSIKPVAAPLLSHEPNIARLPASTMKLITTFIALDTLGADFVWHTRVYHTGMIIGNRLYGDLIIQGSGDPKMTHKRLQQLLYKVQKTGIHHIDGDIIIDSAIFKNVSKNPADFDNAPLRPYNASPDGFLVNFSSMGIQSYPLDKGQAQLIYTPQLANYQLPSLINTRPAACARAKRSLAPQWQADKLTLNAKLPDSCGKHLFYVAYPNAKDFAARVVAEKWQQLGNTLSGKVLTQETPYKSAKTNQTKNSLASLPLSPLPIVSYPSLPLVQQIYDINHFSNNVMAEQVALSLGAYGQGNLAKTDLAHANTTGATSLYQFGQPKPTDYPAALQSINQWWQMNLTTAPPHLTNGSGLCRDCTVTAANLSELLTYTYNHPSFGAYVDSLGVAGVTGTIAAHSERLPDSAAIGRAWIKTGTLKNVTAMAGYVKGQSGKDYTVVGLINTKQALNPYTARPVLDAMLDWTAQH; encoded by the coding sequence ATGCGAGCTACTTCTCAACTTTTTCATACCTTTTCAGTTAGCGCCACCAGTAACGCTCCCAGTACTTACCTTATTGCGATGTCACCACCCCACATTAAGTCGCGCACCAAGCTAAATACCCTGCTAGGATTGGCCTTATTAGCACCGCTCAGCGCTCAGGCTGCATTGCCAGAAGCCATTCAAACGGCGCTCACTCGGGCAGAGTTAACGCCTACTGATATTAGTATCCTCATAACCCCAGTCGGCGAGAAGAATGCCAGTCGCTTGCCACTTCCAATTCAAGTTATTGATAGTAGTCTCAATCATAACACCCCTAATAATAGTAGTCCGGTACCTGCAGCAAACACGACCCTTACTATTAAAGAAAGTACGGTTATTACGGTCAGTAAGCAGGACATTCAACAAAAAGAAAGTCAACTCCACGCTTATACCGATGATGCTTATACTTACCAAAGTGTCAAAAGTACACCCTCAATACTACCAATGAGCTCTGGCATTACTACTCCTTCTACTGATATTAAGAGCGCTTCACCCTCTATCAAACCTGTAGCAGCGCCTTTGCTCAGCCATGAACCCAATATCGCACGCCTGCCTGCCAGCACCATGAAGCTCATTACTACCTTTATTGCTCTAGATACGTTGGGCGCTGACTTTGTTTGGCACACGCGGGTTTACCATACCGGAATGATAATTGGCAATCGTCTGTACGGTGACCTCATTATTCAAGGCAGCGGTGATCCAAAAATGACTCACAAGCGCCTGCAACAACTGCTGTATAAAGTACAGAAAACAGGTATTCATCATATTGATGGTGACATCATTATCGATAGCGCTATCTTTAAAAATGTTAGTAAGAATCCTGCTGACTTTGATAACGCCCCGCTGCGTCCTTATAACGCCAGTCCTGATGGGTTTTTGGTTAACTTTAGCAGTATGGGTATTCAAAGTTATCCGCTAGATAAGGGACAAGCGCAGCTGATTTATACTCCCCAGCTGGCAAACTATCAGCTGCCCAGTTTAATCAATACACGCCCAGCCGCTTGTGCTCGAGCCAAACGCAGTTTAGCACCGCAGTGGCAAGCGGATAAATTAACGCTCAACGCCAAGCTGCCAGACAGTTGCGGTAAGCATTTATTTTATGTGGCCTATCCCAATGCCAAGGACTTTGCCGCCCGCGTGGTCGCCGAAAAATGGCAACAGCTGGGTAATACGCTTAGCGGAAAAGTGCTTACGCAAGAAACACCTTATAAATCTGCTAAAACTAACCAAACAAAAAACAGTTTGGCATCACTGCCACTCTCGCCACTGCCCATTGTTAGCTATCCATCGCTGCCACTTGTCCAGCAAATATATGATATCAACCACTTCTCTAACAATGTCATGGCCGAGCAAGTGGCATTGTCATTGGGTGCTTATGGTCAAGGTAATTTAGCCAAAACTGATCTGGCTCATGCTAATACAACAGGCGCAACCAGCTTATACCAATTTGGTCAGCCAAAACCTACCGACTATCCAGCCGCGCTACAGAGCATTAATCAGTGGTGGCAAATGAATCTAACCACAGCGCCGCCGCATCTGACCAATGGTTCAGGATTATGCCGCGACTGTACCGTTACCGCGGCCAACTTAAGCGAGCTATTAACCTACACTTATAACCACCCAAGCTTTGGTGCTTATGTCGATTCCTTGGGCGTGGCTGGCGTTACTGGTACTATCGCGGCTCATAGCGAACGCTTACCGGACTCAGCCGCGATTGGACGCGCATGGATAAAGACCGGTACCTTAAAAAACGTCACTGCAATGGCAGGTTATGTCAAAGGGCAATCAGGTAAGGACTATACCGTGGTAGGATTGATTAACACCAAGCAGGCATTAAACCCTTATACTGCAAGACCAGTATTAGATGCCATGTTGGACTGGACGGCCCAGCACTAA
- the glnD gene encoding [protein-PII] uridylyltransferase, producing the protein MFTCDVASIYLSPLPPLLSANVPAVGFTPDNPLLGIPEWLTQINEDISRELERGVNIRQLVEARACAIDGLLITLFSWFELDKTDLALFATGGYGRGELSLYSDVDILLLSPSDIDNNVSTKIDRLVAMLWDIGLEPALSVRSVDDCLEAASDHTIASSLLEARSLIGNEVLQDVPNDIVNKLWSQRDFYDVKIAEAKSRYLQHNATEYNLEPNIKTAPGGLRDIHIIGWVTKRYFRVGKLYDLVQQDFLTEKEFDELNFSEVYLWQIRHYLHELTGRNENKLLFDYQRDIAQRMGYETQPDDQPNAAVERFMRDYYRCAMQISTLSEMLINHYYETIIEPQLPDDERPNKRPLNAHFNQIGEQIAMAHHRVFAQHPEAILEMFLLMGQYGIKNVRTRTLRALKVAARGIDQNYRDNPEHQALFLANLKEQNYLFHRLRAMNRYGVLGNYIPAFAQVTGLMQYDLFHRYTVDAHTLFLIRILHRFTDERFYQDFPLVSSIFQRIERKEILVLAAMFHDIAKGRGGNHSQLGETESINFCLAHGMSKADARLVGWLTRYHLLMSMTAQKKDISDPEVVTVFADLIGNVTHLNHLYVLTVADMNATNPQLWNSWRATLMKQLYSQTRRILRADIDAPTNRQEMIGATRKQALTMLDNVDNQHMNRDEVLRLWDDLGDEYFLREIAEDILWHTEAILNHPPIGYASNADSAPLVVLREHRELALDAVQVFVYTQDQVNLFAVTMAVFDQMNLDVLDARIITATRDFALDSYVLLDRSGTLLVDEDSQQELKQRLIDAFKNPTVPKLTHKRIPRQLRHFEVATTISFEFNEASDQHIMSLQTLDQPGLLARVGQVFLQQKIEVHAARITTLGERAEDMFTISDQDDKPLSADKLETLQAALRASLSIRSDGTYA; encoded by the coding sequence ATGTTTACTTGCGATGTTGCCTCCATTTATCTTTCTCCACTACCGCCACTATTATCGGCTAATGTGCCTGCAGTAGGTTTTACTCCGGATAACCCGTTACTGGGTATTCCTGAATGGCTGACGCAAATCAATGAGGATATCAGCCGAGAGCTTGAACGTGGCGTCAATATCCGCCAGTTGGTAGAAGCACGTGCCTGTGCCATTGATGGCTTGCTTATCACCTTGTTCTCCTGGTTCGAGCTTGATAAAACTGATTTGGCCCTGTTTGCCACCGGTGGCTATGGCCGCGGTGAGTTGTCGCTATATTCAGATGTGGATATTTTGCTGCTGTCTCCTAGTGATATTGATAACAACGTCAGCACAAAAATTGATCGCTTGGTCGCCATGCTATGGGATATTGGCCTTGAACCGGCATTATCAGTGCGCAGTGTCGATGACTGCTTAGAGGCGGCGAGTGATCATACGATTGCCAGTAGTTTGTTAGAAGCCAGATCGCTCATTGGCAATGAAGTCTTACAGGATGTGCCAAACGATATCGTCAATAAATTGTGGTCACAGCGTGATTTTTATGACGTGAAGATTGCCGAGGCCAAGTCGCGTTACCTTCAGCACAATGCCACAGAATATAACCTTGAGCCTAATATTAAGACGGCCCCTGGCGGTCTACGTGATATTCATATCATCGGCTGGGTGACTAAGCGTTACTTTCGGGTCGGTAAGCTTTACGACTTGGTACAGCAAGACTTTTTGACCGAAAAAGAGTTCGATGAGCTGAACTTTTCAGAAGTTTACTTGTGGCAAATACGCCATTATTTGCATGAGCTGACCGGACGCAATGAAAACAAACTGCTATTTGATTATCAACGCGACATTGCCCAGCGTATGGGTTACGAGACCCAGCCGGATGATCAGCCTAATGCAGCGGTAGAGCGCTTTATGCGCGACTATTATCGCTGTGCCATGCAAATATCGACGCTATCCGAGATGCTGATCAATCACTACTACGAGACTATTATAGAGCCGCAGTTACCGGATGATGAGCGCCCAAACAAACGCCCCCTTAATGCCCACTTCAATCAAATCGGTGAGCAAATTGCAATGGCGCATCACAGAGTTTTTGCCCAGCATCCTGAAGCGATTTTAGAGATGTTTTTGCTTATGGGTCAATATGGGATTAAAAACGTCCGTACTAGAACTTTACGCGCGCTAAAAGTTGCAGCGCGCGGTATTGATCAAAACTATCGTGATAATCCTGAACATCAAGCGTTGTTTTTGGCCAACTTAAAAGAACAAAACTATCTTTTTCACCGCTTACGTGCCATGAATCGCTACGGAGTGTTGGGCAACTATATCCCAGCCTTCGCGCAAGTGACTGGCCTGATGCAATATGATTTATTCCATCGTTATACGGTCGATGCCCATACGCTGTTCTTGATTCGAATTTTGCACCGCTTTACTGATGAACGCTTTTATCAAGACTTTCCGCTGGTTAGTTCCATTTTTCAGCGTATCGAGCGCAAAGAGATTTTGGTATTGGCAGCGATGTTCCACGATATTGCCAAAGGTCGCGGCGGCAATCACAGTCAGCTTGGCGAAACTGAGTCGATTAATTTTTGTTTGGCACATGGTATGAGTAAAGCGGATGCTCGTTTGGTTGGTTGGCTGACGCGCTATCATCTTTTGATGTCGATGACTGCACAGAAAAAAGACATCTCTGATCCTGAAGTGGTCACTGTTTTTGCAGATCTAATCGGCAATGTAACCCACCTCAATCATCTATACGTACTGACAGTCGCTGATATGAACGCCACCAATCCACAGCTATGGAACAGCTGGCGGGCGACACTCATGAAGCAGCTCTACTCACAAACACGTCGTATTTTACGCGCTGATATTGATGCGCCAACCAATCGTCAAGAGATGATCGGTGCCACGCGCAAACAAGCGCTTACGATGCTAGATAATGTCGATAATCAGCATATGAATCGCGATGAGGTGCTTAGATTGTGGGACGATTTGGGCGATGAGTACTTTTTGCGAGAAATTGCAGAAGATATCTTATGGCATACCGAGGCCATATTGAACCATCCGCCTATTGGCTACGCTTCTAACGCTGATAGCGCGCCGCTGGTCGTACTGCGTGAGCATCGAGAACTGGCACTTGATGCTGTACAGGTTTTTGTTTATACCCAAGATCAGGTCAACTTATTCGCCGTGACTATGGCCGTGTTTGATCAGATGAATTTAGACGTTTTGGATGCGCGTATTATTACCGCTACCCGCGATTTTGCCTTGGATTCTTACGTGCTACTGGATCGCAGTGGTACGCTATTAGTCGATGAAGACAGTCAGCAAGAGCTTAAACAGCGATTGATTGATGCCTTCAAAAATCCGACCGTACCTAAACTTACTCATAAGCGTATCCCGCGCCAGCTGAGACATTTTGAAGTAGCTACTACCATCAGCTTTGAGTTTAATGAAGCCTCGGATCAACATATTATGAGTTTGCAGACGCTGGATCAGCCGGGGCTCTTAGCGCGAGTAGGACAGGTGTTTTTGCAACAAAAAATCGAGGTTCACGCTGCGCGCATTACTACTTTAGGCGAGCGCGCAGAAGATATGTTTACTATCAGTGACCAAGACGATAAACCGTTATCTGCTGATAAGCTCGAAACGTTGCAGGCCGCTCTAAGAGCGAGTCTTAGCATACGTAGTGATGGCACTTATGCTTAG
- the dapC gene encoding succinyldiaminopimelate transaminase has protein sequence MNHNLTHLHPYPFAKMATLLANSSPAALYSEIKLGIGEPKHAPPAFVLDALKENLDKICLYPTTNGTFELRQTIAHWLEKRFFLHHVDANTEVLPVMGTREAIFSFAQAVIDHKADTETNKDSSPETSTQNNQPSSQHHNPVIMMPNPFYQIYEGAAILAQATPYFVPCTHDNNFKGDYRAVPKEVWARTQLLFVCSPNNPTGSVMTLDDWEMLIRLSDQYGFIIASDECYSELYFDAAPIGLLQACTALGRDDFKNCVVFHSLSKRSNLPGLRSGFIAGDANILQSYLQYRTYQGCAMPIPHQLASIAAWQDEKHVAQNRALYREKFALWMAELGELLDLRMPEAGFYFWVKVPEQFDCDDEMFVKALYEQANIHALAGRYLSREVKGKNPGQGYVRIALVASVEESREAISRIRKLLIA, from the coding sequence ATGAACCACAACTTAACGCATCTGCACCCTTATCCTTTTGCTAAAATGGCTACTTTGCTTGCTAACAGTAGCCCCGCCGCTCTTTATTCTGAGATTAAACTGGGTATTGGTGAACCAAAGCATGCTCCGCCAGCATTTGTATTGGACGCATTAAAAGAAAATCTGGACAAAATATGTCTTTATCCAACCACCAATGGCACTTTTGAGCTACGTCAAACCATTGCTCATTGGCTTGAGAAGCGATTTTTTCTCCATCATGTCGATGCCAATACTGAAGTTTTACCTGTAATGGGCACGCGCGAAGCGATTTTTAGTTTTGCTCAAGCGGTTATTGACCATAAAGCAGATACAGAGACTAATAAAGATTCCAGCCCAGAAACCAGTACACAAAACAACCAACCGTCTTCACAACATCATAATCCCGTCATTATGATGCCCAATCCGTTTTATCAAATCTACGAAGGCGCAGCGATACTTGCGCAGGCAACGCCGTACTTTGTGCCCTGTACACATGACAATAATTTTAAAGGTGACTACCGCGCGGTACCAAAAGAAGTTTGGGCGCGAACGCAGCTGTTATTTGTCTGTAGCCCGAACAATCCTACCGGCTCGGTAATGACCCTGGACGACTGGGAGATGCTCATTCGTCTGTCAGACCAATATGGCTTTATCATCGCTAGTGATGAATGCTATAGCGAGCTGTACTTTGATGCTGCGCCCATAGGCTTGCTCCAAGCATGCACCGCTCTGGGTCGTGATGACTTTAAAAACTGCGTGGTGTTTCATTCCTTATCCAAGCGCTCAAACCTACCCGGTCTACGCTCAGGCTTTATCGCTGGCGATGCCAATATTTTGCAATCTTATTTACAATATCGCACCTATCAAGGCTGTGCGATGCCGATACCACATCAGCTTGCCTCTATCGCGGCTTGGCAAGATGAAAAGCATGTGGCGCAAAACCGTGCATTGTATCGAGAAAAATTTGCGCTATGGATGGCTGAGTTAGGTGAGCTATTGGATCTACGGATGCCAGAAGCTGGGTTTTACTTTTGGGTGAAGGTCCCTGAGCAGTTCGACTGCGATGATGAGATGTTTGTTAAAGCGCTATATGAACAAGCCAATATTCATGCGCTGGCAGGACGTTACTTATCGCGGGAAGTTAAAGGTAAGAATCCAGGACAAGGCTACGTCCGTATTGCCCTGGTGGCCAGCGTTGAGGAGAGTCGCGAGGCTATCAGTCGTATTCGTAAACTGCTTATCGCCTAA
- a CDS encoding DUF294 nucleotidyltransferase-like domain-containing protein → MPHLDFTQPPFDVLSSAERQSLKKNTQVRYLAKQETLAADDLQYFFVVLKGQVEQLLDGKFVAIYLGSNHSDHLNSNDWFDSRRTPESRTRAHTQENENTQYYQFRAAEDSLLLQINGAAIDRISAQNHLVRQLLSDKLPERLKALQQRRSAQGVGASSYTAQQEVQQIMFQPVTDVILLPVHIVGADSSLYQAARIMTEARLKHVLVRPSGHLEDTNSSDRTLGILTDTDICRAVSDQQDPATTLCQRYASFNLRTIDANDEIGDALLTMTRYRIHRLPVIDANGNVTGVLGQSDMLAHIGHHSQLISIEIEQAKDLTSLDTAVELIGRYIRVQQQNGVKIGIVSRMVQTLNAQVFTKLWRLIVPDEVMSNTCVIVMGSEGRGEQIMRTDQDNALIIRDGYSHPDLAEFAETFNNQLANLGYPLCEGNIMMTNPMWRQPIKPFKAQISLWFKNTDPMHGIWLSAILDGEYVCGDEALLTQIREHLKVAHRQADGMFVRQFVRAALQFGEVNQWWQKFAPLLGKPNSHDIDLKKSGLFPLVHGIRTLALEHDILQVPSSRDRLKALVQASVLTQERADNLGEALEFFMAQRLAVALATDDKYARQVDPTTLSALERDVLKECLAVVKSFKNQLRRHYQLEIG, encoded by the coding sequence ATGCCCCATCTTGATTTTACCCAACCTCCCTTTGACGTCTTAAGCTCAGCTGAGCGCCAAAGCCTCAAAAAAAATACCCAAGTCCGTTATCTTGCCAAACAAGAAACCTTAGCCGCTGATGATCTACAGTACTTTTTTGTGGTGCTAAAAGGACAAGTTGAGCAACTGCTTGATGGCAAGTTTGTCGCTATTTACTTAGGCAGTAATCATTCCGACCATCTCAACAGTAATGACTGGTTTGACAGTCGTCGCACGCCTGAATCACGCACTAGAGCGCACACTCAAGAGAATGAAAATACGCAGTACTATCAATTCCGTGCTGCCGAGGACTCCTTGCTGCTACAAATTAATGGGGCGGCAATTGATAGAATTAGCGCGCAAAATCATTTGGTGCGCCAACTATTATCAGATAAGCTCCCTGAACGACTAAAGGCTTTGCAACAGCGGCGCAGTGCACAAGGAGTAGGCGCTAGCAGCTATACCGCTCAGCAAGAAGTACAGCAAATTATGTTCCAGCCGGTGACCGATGTCATTTTATTACCCGTACATATTGTCGGCGCTGATAGCAGCTTATATCAGGCGGCACGTATCATGACTGAAGCGAGACTGAAACACGTGCTGGTACGACCATCAGGGCATTTAGAAGATACAAACAGCTCAGATCGTACGCTGGGGATTCTAACCGATACTGACATCTGCCGCGCCGTCAGCGATCAGCAAGACCCTGCCACTACTTTATGCCAACGCTATGCTAGCTTTAATCTGCGTACTATTGACGCTAACGATGAGATTGGCGATGCGCTATTAACCATGACCCGCTACCGTATTCACCGCCTGCCCGTGATTGATGCTAACGGCAACGTAACAGGTGTACTGGGTCAAAGCGATATGCTCGCTCATATCGGCCATCACTCCCAACTTATTAGTATCGAAATTGAACAAGCTAAAGACTTAACCAGCCTCGATACCGCTGTTGAGTTGATTGGCCGCTATATTCGAGTGCAGCAGCAAAACGGGGTCAAAATTGGTATCGTTAGCCGAATGGTACAGACACTCAATGCGCAAGTATTTACTAAGCTGTGGCGATTGATTGTTCCCGATGAGGTTATGTCGAATACCTGCGTGATTGTCATGGGTTCAGAAGGGCGCGGTGAGCAGATCATGCGTACAGACCAAGATAATGCCCTGATTATTAGAGATGGCTATTCGCATCCTGATTTAGCAGAGTTTGCTGAGACCTTTAATAACCAGTTAGCAAACCTTGGCTATCCACTATGCGAAGGCAATATTATGATGACCAACCCCATGTGGCGACAGCCAATCAAGCCATTCAAAGCACAAATCAGCTTATGGTTTAAAAATACCGATCCTATGCATGGCATTTGGTTATCAGCGATACTCGATGGTGAATACGTTTGCGGTGATGAGGCATTGCTAACACAGATTCGCGAACATCTAAAAGTGGCACATCGACAAGCAGATGGTATGTTCGTACGGCAGTTTGTTCGTGCCGCCTTACAGTTCGGCGAAGTCAATCAGTGGTGGCAAAAATTCGCCCCTCTACTGGGTAAACCCAACTCGCATGACATTGATCTCAAAAAATCAGGACTTTTCCCACTGGTGCACGGCATCCGCACGCTAGCGTTAGAGCATGACATTTTACAGGTTCCTAGCTCCAGAGACCGACTAAAAGCGCTAGTGCAAGCCAGCGTATTAACGCAAGAGCGCGCGGATAATTTAGGTGAGGCATTGGAGTTTTTTATGGCACAGCGCTTAGCCGTAGCGCTAGCTACAGATGATAAGTATGCGCGGCAAGTTGACCCAACCACCTTGTCTGCTCTTGAGCGTGACGTATTAAAAGAGTGTCTCGCGGTGGTCAAAAGCTTTAAAAACCAGCTACGTCGGCACTATCAGCTAGAGATAGGATAG